In the genome of Pseudorasbora parva isolate DD20220531a chromosome 10, ASM2467924v1, whole genome shotgun sequence, one region contains:
- the LOC137091639 gene encoding protein FAM181A-like — translation MANSDSEVKTLLNFVNLASSDIKAALDRSAPCRRSVDHRKYLQKQLKRFSHRHAKMPRCHPHRAGDASRGNGTEARLAVDPSPDADPRAGHVPMRKRQLPASFWKEPQCSSGNRECLENFLKNNTSGTVSVRAHGERRKTIQDNPLPPCACCPLQYHALHGRFLLPHADAPLRNRPSETRSFADGLHSGGGAHVVIKPIPTKPALSSSSIFSVFGFI, via the coding sequence ATGGCGAACTCTGACAGCGAGGTGAAGACGCTTCTGAACTTCGTCAACCTGGCGTCGAGCGACATCAAGGCGGCGTTGGATAGATCCGCGCCCTGCAGACGCTCCGTGGATCACCGCAAGTACCTCCAGAAACAGCTCAAGCGCTTCTCGCACCGACACGCCAAGATGCCGCGCTGCCACCCGCACAGAGCGGGCGACGCGTCGCGTGGGAATGGGACTGAGGCGCGTCTCGCGGTGGATCCGAGCCCTGACGCGGACCCGCGGGCGGGTCACGTGCCCATGCGCAAGCGGCAGCTCCCGGCGTCTTTCTGGAAGGAACCGCAGTGCTCCTCGGGCAACCGGGAATGCCTGGAGAACTTTCTGAAAAACAACACGAGCGGGACCGTAAGCGTCAGAGCTCACGGCGAGAGAAGGAAGACCATTCAGGATAACCCGCTGCCGCCGTGCGCGTGCTGCCCTCTTCAGTATCACGCGCTGCACGGCCGCTTTCTACTCCCGCACGCAGACGCGCCTCTCAGGAACAGACCGAGCGAGACGCGCAGCTTCGCGGACGGACTTCACAGCGGCGGCGGCGCGCATGTGGTCATCAAACCCATCCCCACGAAGCCCGcgctctcctcctcctccatctTCAGTGTGTTCGGCTTTATTTAG
- the asb2b gene encoding ankyrin repeat and SOCS box protein 2b isoform X1 — protein MTRFTYAEYISLFRTSDTKRNSSPRKASSSERDIEPTEPSEVICAVRRGDVQRVCELASGVCELASGVCELEADDWTPLHEAAHRGQTACVRALLKARGVCVDKRTLQEQTALMLAVQGRHLDCVRVLLEAGADPDISNKDKETPLYKACEQECVRVVKLLLASGAAVNQRCRRGWTALHEAARRNSIQLCQTLLQARAAIDARNADDVTPAIEAARLGRIEALAFLIQKGAGVNLQTCDGDTALTEACRHGHRETVKLLLEHHADANKASNANLLPLHIASQRGHEEIVSLLLPVSSRAQLRRSGISPLHLAAEHNRLNVLRLLIRSGCDVNSRLSAARSAAFQDGHASALFCAVAAGHTRAVAVLLEAGADPNIDPLSPLLLAAHQGCVESVDLLLEHGARLDTSPPGLKASFPAVLMYTHQLDVLRCLLEHGCDAQACFTRHTHHSRSEPEIQFCAWISSSCWSRSAAAVVDLLLDGVGNVRLCSRITDLLQDAPEWPSIRDKTSSPRPLMHLCRLKVREQLGTRRLRCVDSLPLPGPMRRYLSSRTGSDPTHELQNRL, from the exons ATGACACGATTCACTTATGCCGAATATATCTCTTTATTTCGAACAAGTGACACAAAACGAAATTCATCGCCGCGGAAAGCCTCATCATCTGAGCGAGACATCGAGCCGACAGAGCCGTCAGA GGTGATCTGTGCGGTGAGAAGAGGAGATGTGcagcgtgtgtgtgagctggcctcaggtgtgtgtgagctgGCCTCTGGTGTGTGTGAGCTGGAGGCAGACGATTGGACGCCTCTGCATGAAGCGGCTCACCGCGGACAGACGGCCTGCGTGCGAGCGCTGCTGAAAG ctcGAGGCGTGTGTGTGGACAAACGCACGCTTCAGGAGCAGACGGCTCTGATGCTGGCGGTTCAGGGACGGCACCTGGACTGTGTGAGGGTTCTTCTGGAAGCAGGAGCCGACCCGGACATCAGCAATAAGGACAAGGAGACACCGCTTTATAAAG CGTGTGAGCAGGAATGTGTGCGTGTGGTGAAGCTGCTGCTGGCGTCTGGAGCAGCAGTGAATCAGCGCTGTCGCCGCGGCTGGACTGCTCTTCATGAAGCCGCCAGGAGGAACAGCATCCAGCTCTGCCAGACGCTCCTGCAGGCAAGAGCGGCCATTGATGCCCGAAACGCCGACGACGTCACGCCCGCCATAGAAGCCGCACGGCTCGGCAGGATCGAAGCGCTGGCGTTCCTGATCCAAAAAG GTGCGGGCGTGAATCTTCAGACGTGTGATGGAGACACGGCTTTAACGGAAGCCTGCAGACACGGTCACAGGGAAACCGTGAAGCTTCTGCTGGAACATCATGCTGACGCCAACAAAGCCTCCAATGCCAACCTTCTGCCTCTGCACATTGCCAGCCAGCGGGGACACGAAGA GATCGTGTCCCTGTTGCTGCCGGTCAGCAGCCGAGCGCAGTTACGGCGGAGCGGCATCTCTCCGCTCCATCTGGCTGCGGAGCACAACCGCCTGAACGTGCTGAGACTGCTGATCCGGTCCGGCTGTGACGTCAACAGCAGACTCTCGGCCGCACGCTCAGCCGCGTTTCAGGACGGGCACGCCTCTGCTCTGTTCTGCGCCGTCGCTGCCGGACACACGCGGGCCGTCGCGGTTCTGCTGGAGGCCGGTGCGGACCCTAATATCGACCCGCTGAGTCCGCTTCTGCTGGCGGCGCATCAGGGCTGTGTGGAGAGCGTGGATCTGCTGCTGGAGCACGGGGCCCGTTTGGACACTTCTCCGCCGGGCCTAAAAGCCTCCTTCCCTGCGGTGCTGATGTACACACACCAGCTGGACGTCCTGCGCTGTCTGCTGGAGCACGGCTGCGACGCTCAGGCCTGCTTCACACGCCACACACACCACAGCCGCTCTGAGCCGGAGATACAG TTCTGCGCCTGGATCTCGTCGTCCTGCTGGAGTCGTTCCGCCGCTGCTGTCGTCGATCTGCTCCTGGACGGCGTGGGAAACGTCCGGCTGTGCAGCAGAATTACGGATCTCCTTCAGGACGCTCCCGAGTGGCCGAGCATCAGGGACAAAACAT CGTCTCCTCGGCCCCTGATGCACCTGTGCCGGCTGAAGGTGCGAGAGCAGCTCGGGACCCGAAGACTGAGGTGTGTGGACTCGCTGCCTCTGCCGGGGCCCATGCGCCGCTACCTGAGCTCCAGAACCGGCTCCGACCCAACACATGAGCTCCAGAACCGGCTCTAG
- the asb2b gene encoding ankyrin repeat and SOCS box protein 2b isoform X2 has product MTRFTYAEYISLFRTSDTKRNSSPRKASSSERDIEPTEPSEVICAVRRGDVQRVCELASGVCELASGVCELEADDWTPLHEAAHRGQTACVRALLKARGVCVDKRTLQEQTALMLAVQGRHLDCVRVLLEAGADPDISNKDKETPLYKACEQECVRVVKLLLASGAAVNQRCRRGWTALHEAARRNSIQLCQTLLQARAAIDARNADDVTPAIEAARLGRIEALAFLIQKGAGVNLQTCDGDTALTEACRHGHRETVKLLLEHHADANKASNANLLPLHIASQRGHEEIVSLLLPVSSRAQLRRSGISPLHLAAEHNRLNVLRLLIRSGCDVNSRLSAARSAAFQDGHASALFCAVAAGHTRAVAVLLEAGADPNIDPLSPLLLAAHQGCVESVDLLLEHGARLDTSPPGLKASFPAVLMYTHQLDVLRCLLEHGCDAQACFTRHTHHSRSEPEIQFCAWISSSCWSRSAAAVVDLLLDGVGNVRLCSRITDLLQDAPEWPSIRDKTLCRMLGVCE; this is encoded by the exons ATGACACGATTCACTTATGCCGAATATATCTCTTTATTTCGAACAAGTGACACAAAACGAAATTCATCGCCGCGGAAAGCCTCATCATCTGAGCGAGACATCGAGCCGACAGAGCCGTCAGA GGTGATCTGTGCGGTGAGAAGAGGAGATGTGcagcgtgtgtgtgagctggcctcaggtgtgtgtgagctgGCCTCTGGTGTGTGTGAGCTGGAGGCAGACGATTGGACGCCTCTGCATGAAGCGGCTCACCGCGGACAGACGGCCTGCGTGCGAGCGCTGCTGAAAG ctcGAGGCGTGTGTGTGGACAAACGCACGCTTCAGGAGCAGACGGCTCTGATGCTGGCGGTTCAGGGACGGCACCTGGACTGTGTGAGGGTTCTTCTGGAAGCAGGAGCCGACCCGGACATCAGCAATAAGGACAAGGAGACACCGCTTTATAAAG CGTGTGAGCAGGAATGTGTGCGTGTGGTGAAGCTGCTGCTGGCGTCTGGAGCAGCAGTGAATCAGCGCTGTCGCCGCGGCTGGACTGCTCTTCATGAAGCCGCCAGGAGGAACAGCATCCAGCTCTGCCAGACGCTCCTGCAGGCAAGAGCGGCCATTGATGCCCGAAACGCCGACGACGTCACGCCCGCCATAGAAGCCGCACGGCTCGGCAGGATCGAAGCGCTGGCGTTCCTGATCCAAAAAG GTGCGGGCGTGAATCTTCAGACGTGTGATGGAGACACGGCTTTAACGGAAGCCTGCAGACACGGTCACAGGGAAACCGTGAAGCTTCTGCTGGAACATCATGCTGACGCCAACAAAGCCTCCAATGCCAACCTTCTGCCTCTGCACATTGCCAGCCAGCGGGGACACGAAGA GATCGTGTCCCTGTTGCTGCCGGTCAGCAGCCGAGCGCAGTTACGGCGGAGCGGCATCTCTCCGCTCCATCTGGCTGCGGAGCACAACCGCCTGAACGTGCTGAGACTGCTGATCCGGTCCGGCTGTGACGTCAACAGCAGACTCTCGGCCGCACGCTCAGCCGCGTTTCAGGACGGGCACGCCTCTGCTCTGTTCTGCGCCGTCGCTGCCGGACACACGCGGGCCGTCGCGGTTCTGCTGGAGGCCGGTGCGGACCCTAATATCGACCCGCTGAGTCCGCTTCTGCTGGCGGCGCATCAGGGCTGTGTGGAGAGCGTGGATCTGCTGCTGGAGCACGGGGCCCGTTTGGACACTTCTCCGCCGGGCCTAAAAGCCTCCTTCCCTGCGGTGCTGATGTACACACACCAGCTGGACGTCCTGCGCTGTCTGCTGGAGCACGGCTGCGACGCTCAGGCCTGCTTCACACGCCACACACACCACAGCCGCTCTGAGCCGGAGATACAG TTCTGCGCCTGGATCTCGTCGTCCTGCTGGAGTCGTTCCGCCGCTGCTGTCGTCGATCTGCTCCTGGACGGCGTGGGAAACGTCCGGCTGTGCAGCAGAATTACGGATCTCCTTCAGGACGCTCCCGAGTGGCCGAGCATCAGGGACAAAACAT tgtgcagGATGTTGGGCGTTTGTGAGTGA